A window from Neodiprion fabricii isolate iyNeoFabr1 chromosome 2, iyNeoFabr1.1, whole genome shotgun sequence encodes these proteins:
- the LOC124175468 gene encoding tryptase delta-like, translated as MKLNTLSVILTCAPLLLLLHGSSRSTALASPYGSNDSGRRIMNGQQANPADFPFFVKLVSDGILCGGSIISNYWIVTACHCIFRARCQAIEIYPSNSQRGQPPPIHAAQCVIHPQYDPTRHAFDIALIRTVEDMVSGGLKAITLTPPGTRYPPGTPATIVGWGKIGYNAYPQTLLRGQSVLVPWDVCNAQYKTGSNRCRGNPNCENIPNRILCAQGQGSAPQSGCGGDSGGPFIINGNLAAINTAAIYTSRPTFSAGCMLGSATMHTSIVDYLPWLFSLVDPSVNTAGFPVAPESGNTLVIES; from the coding sequence ATGAAGCTCAATACTTTATCCGTTATTCTTACGTGTGCCCCGTTACTACTCCTTCTCCATGGAAGCTCAAGGTCAACCGCGCTCGCATCGCCTTACGGTAGCAACGATTCTGGCAGGCGCATCATGAACGGACAGCAAGCCAATCCCGCagattttccatttttcgtgAAACTCGTCTCGGATGGAATACTATGCGGTGGCAGCATAATAAGCAACTACTGGATCGTCACTGCGTGTCACTGTATATTCAGGGCCAGATGTCAGGCGATAGAAATATACCCTTCGAATTCGCAGCGTGGTCAGCCGCCGCCGATACACGCTGCACAATGCGTGATCCACCCCCAGTATGACCCAACACGGCACGCCTTCGACATCGCCCTCATAAGAACCGTGGAAGACATGGTCAGTGGTGGACTTAAAGCGATCACCCTTACGCCACCAGGCACCCGTTACCCTCCTGGCACCCCGGCCACCATCGTGGGCTGGGGAAAGATAGGATACAACGCATATCCCCAAACTCTTTTACGCGGACAGTCGGTCCTTGTGCCCTGGGACGTGTGCAATGCCCAGTACAAGACTGGTTCGAATCGTTGCAGAGGCAACCCGAACTGTGAAAATATACCGAACAGAATATTGTGCGCCCAGGGCCAAGGGTCAGCTCCGCAAAGTGGTTGTGGCGGGGATTCTGGAGGACCTTTCATTATTAACGGGAATCTAGCAGCGATCAACACGGCTGCAATATACACCAGTCGCCCCACGTTCAGTGCAGGATGTATGCTTGGGAGTGCGACGATGCACACCAGTATCGTTGACTATCTACCATGGTTATTTTCTCTTGTTGACCCTAGCGTCAATACGGCAGGGTTTCCAGTAGCTCCAGAATCCGGCAACACTTTAGTCATCGAAAGCTGA
- the LOC124175469 gene encoding tryptase delta-like → MKLDTLSTILTCAPLLLLLHGSSRSTVLASPYSDNDSGRRIINGQQANPADFPFLVRLVADGNLCGGSIISNYWIVTAAHCIVRARCQAIEIYRSNWQLGQPPQIHAAQCVIHPQNDPRRYAFDVALIRTVEDMVSGGLKAITLTPPGTRYPPGTPATVVGWGKIGYNAYPQTLLRGQSVLVPWDVCNAQFKAGSLRCSGNPNCNIEDIPNRVLCARGQGQDPQSMCGGDSGGPLIINGELAAINTASMYGSRPILTAGCVLGTATMHTSIVDYLPWLFSLVDPSVNTAGFPVAPESSTTLPVDG, encoded by the coding sequence ATGAAGCTCGATACTTTATCCACTATTCTTACGTGTGCCCCGTTACTACTTCTTCTACATGGAAGCTCAAGGTCAACCGTGCTCGCATCGCCATACAGTGACAACGATTCTGGCAGGCGCATCATAAATGGACAGCAAGCCAATCCCGCagattttccatttttggtgAGACTCGTCGCGGACGGAAATCTCTGCGGCGGCAGCATAATAAGCAACTACTGGATCGTCACTGCGGCTCACTGTATAGTCAGGGCTAGATGTCAGGCAATAGAAATATACCGTTCTAACTGGCAGCTTGGTCAGCCACCGCAGATACACGCTGCTCAATGCGTGATCCACCCCCAGAACGACCCGAGACGGTACGCCTTCGACGTCGCCCTCATAAGAACCGTGGAAGACATGGTCAGCGGTGGACTTAAAGCGATCACCCTTACGCCACCAGGCACCCGTTACCCCCCTGGCACTCCGGCCACCGTCGTGGGCTGGGGTAAGATAGGATACAACGCATATCCCCAAACTCTTTTACGCGGACAGTCGGTCCTTGTGCCCTGGGACGTGTGCAATGCCCAATTCAAGGCTGGTTCGCTTCGTTGCAGCGGCAACCCGAACTGTAACATTGAAGATATACCGAACAGAGTATTGTGCGCCCGGGGCCAAGGGCAAGATCCGCAAAGTATGTGTGGCGGAGACTCTGGAGGACCTTTAATTATTAACGGGGAACTAGCAGCGATCAACACTGCTTCAATGTACGGCAGTCGGCCCATATTGACTGCAGGATGTGTACTTGGGACTGCGACGATGCACACCAGTATCGTTGACTATCTACCATGGTTGTTTTCTCTTGTTGACCCTAGCGTCAATACAGCAGGGTTTCCGGTGGCTCCAGAATCCAGCACCACTTTGCCCGTCGATGGTTGA